The following proteins are encoded in a genomic region of Bubalus kerabau isolate K-KA32 ecotype Philippines breed swamp buffalo chromosome 15, PCC_UOA_SB_1v2, whole genome shotgun sequence:
- the RCN1 gene encoding reticulocalbin-1: MARGGRGRQLGLALGLLLALLLAPPALWAKPTVRKERVVRPDSDLGERPAEDNQSFQYDHEAFLGKEDSKTFDQLTSEESKERLGKIVDRIDSDGDGFVTTEELKTWIKRVQKRYIYDNVAKVWKDYDRDKDDKISWEEYKQATYGYYLGNPTEFQDTSDHHTFKKMLPRDERRFKAADLDSDQTATREEFTAFLHPEEFEHMKEIVVLETLEDIDKNGDGFVDQDEYIADMFSHEESGPEPDWVLSEREQFNEFRDLNKDGKLDKDEIRHWILPQDYDHAQAEARHLVYESDKNKDEKLTKEEILDNWNMFVGSQATNYGEDLTKNHDEL, from the exons ATGGCGCGCGGCGGCCGCGGTCGCCAGCTGGGGCTggccctggggctgctgctggcGCTGCTGCTGGCGCCTCCGGCGCTGTGGGCCAAGCCCACCGTGCGCAAGGAGCGCGTGGTGCGGCCCGACTCGGACCTGGGCGAGCGGCCGGCCGAGGACAACCAGAGCTTCCAGTACGACCACGAGGCCTTCCTGGGCAAGGAGGACTCCAAGACCTTCGACCAGCTCACCTCGGAGGAGAGCAAGGAGAGGCTGGG gaAAATTGTTGATCGAATTGACAGTGATGGAGACGGCTTTGTCACCACCGAGGAGCTGAAAACCTGGATCAAACGGGTGCAGAAAAGGTACATCTATGATAATGTCGCCAAAGTCTGGAAGGATTATGATCGGGACAAAGACGATAAAATTTCCTGGGAAGAATACAAGCAAGCCACCTATGGTTACTACCTAG GAAACCCCACAGAGTTTCAGGATACCTCAGATCATCACACCTTTAAAAAGATGCTGCCACGGGATGAGAGAAGGTTCAAGGCTGCAGACCTCGATAGTGATCAGACAGCCACCCGGGAGGAGTTCACCGCCTTTCTGCATCCTGAGGAGTTTGAGCATATGAAGGAAATTGTGGTTTTG GAAACTCTGGAGGACATCGACAAGAATGGGGATGGCTTTGTGGATCAGGATGAGTATATTG CTGATATGTTTTCCCACGAGGAGAGTGGCCCTGAGCCAGACTGGGTACTGTCAGAACGGGAGCAGTTTAATGAATTCCGGGATCTGAACAAGGATGGGAAGCTGGACAAAGATGAGATTCGTCACTGGATCCTCCCCCAAGACTACGACCACGCGCAGGCCGAGGCCAGGCACCTGGTGTACGAGTCAGACAAAAACAAG GATGAAAAGCTCACTAAAGAGGAGATCTTAGACAACTGGAACATGTTTGTTGGAAGCCAAGCTACCAATTATGGGGAAGACCTCACCAAAAACCACGATGAGCTCTGA